A stretch of DNA from Longimicrobiales bacterium:
AACACCGCGCCGGTTCCCGAACCACCCGGATCGACGTGGCTGAGAAGTGCACAGTTCCCGAGCAGCTCCGAAGACGCGACGTCACGCACGAATGTGGCCAACTCGGGTCCGCCAACATGCGGTCGGGCAACCAGCGACACCCGGGCGTCCTCTCCCACAGGGATCACCGTCACCTCCAGTAGTACACGATCCCTGCCCTGCAGCGCCGGCGCTGATCTCCGATCTCCGATCAGAAACGCTCCGGCCCCATCGACTCCAACGTCGAGGCCCACGCCGTGCACCGCCGCCGAGCGCACGTCTTCGACGCGTCCCTTCAGGCCGAGTCGAAACCCGGCCACGGAAGTAGCGTCGACTCCGGGCCCTGACCCGAACCGTATCACATCGACGGCGGTCGTGAATTCAGGTCTGGACACCGTGTGCGTCAGACAGTGCAGCGTGCGATCCCGGGCGCGAACCCCACAGACGAGCTGTCCTCCCCGCACACTCCAGTCCTGGAGTCGATTCCCCCAGTACTCCGGCCCAGCCCAGCGAACGTTTGGCCATTCGTGCCACTCGCTGGCGAAGCCGACATCCTGCCCTGCCACCGGTACCGACCGTATCAGCTGTTCGGACCCGACGGCCGCCAGCATGAGCAGCTTGAGGCTTTCGCGACGATCCATCAGGTCACCCTCCGGGCCGATACTGCGGGTTGAGTCGGGTCGGGACGAAGGCATCCGTGTCGGTCCACCAGAGCTCGAGCGCCGTCCTCAGTTCGTCCGTCAACTCGGACTCCCGAGCAGAAAGGTCATTCGCCTCGGACGGGTCGGCATCGAGATCATAGAGCTCCCAGCGGTCGTCCTCGAAGAAGTGAATCACCTTGTGACGTCCACGCCGGAGAGCGCTCGCGGGTGCCGTCCGCCATGCGCCCGGCACCGAGCGATCCGCCTCGAGGTAGGCCGGGAAGTGCCACATCAGATCGCGCGGGGCCGACTCTCCCGAGCCCGTCAGTGCCGGAACGAGACTCGCGCCGTCCGAGGGTTGGCCAGAGGGGAGGGGTGCCCCGGCCAGCTCCGCCAACGTCGGGAAGATATCGACACCCGTGACCGCCTCCGACGATATCGAGCCTGCCTCGATATGTCCGGGCCAACGGACGATTAAAGGCGTTCGGATCCCTCCTTCGTAGAGCATCCCCTTCGAGCCCCGAAGCGGCGCCATGGATGTCACCGGCCCGAAGCCCCCGTTGTCAGAGGCGAAGATCACGACCGTTTTCTCGGCCAAATCCAGTCGCTCGAGCGCATCGAGAATCCGACCCACGCCATCGTCCAGGCTCTCGAGCATCGCTGCGTAGGTCGGGTTCGCGTGCCCGTCTGCCGGAGCCTTGTCGCGATACCGATCCGTGATCTCCGACTTCGCCTGGATCGGTGTATGTACGCTGTAGTG
This window harbors:
- a CDS encoding sulfatase; the encoded protein is MYDLILMRPVGALAVTLACAGCFFAPPPTAPPNIVLIYADDLGWRDLGVQGSRYYETPHVDRLAQEGMRFTDAYANAPNCAPSRAALLSGQYAPRTGIYTVGSAARGPAYARALVPVDNETILALEVVTIAEVLAEAGYATGHVGKWHLGGEGALPRDQGFTWSIAGDARGAPPDYFFPYARGDQSIPGLGQGEEGEYLPDRLVDESIGFLEREQDHPFFLYLSHYSVHTPIQAKSEITDRYRDKAPADGHANPTYAAMLESLDDGVGRILDALERLDLAEKTVVIFASDNGGFGPVTSMAPLRGSKGMLYEGGIRTPLIVRWPGHIEAGSISSEAVTGVDIFPTLAELAGAPLPSGQPSDGASLVPALTGSGESAPRDLMWHFPAYLEADRSVPGAWRTAPASALRRGRHKVIHFFEDDRWELYDLDADPSEANDLSARESELTDELRTALELWWTDTDAFVPTRLNPQYRPGG